GAATCGGCAGGACTGGCAGTGGCCGGAGAGACCCTGGACGCACTGGAGCGGGCGCTGACCGAGGAAAAAGGGGCTCCGCCCTTGCAGCAGCCGCCAGTGCTGCGGGTGATTCGGCGACGGCCTGCGCGGACGTGAGCAACGCAGACGCACCGGACCAGGTGCGGGCCGCAGCGCGAGGACGTCGCAAGGCCAGGACGGATGCCGCGCGGCTCGGTCGATCCCGAGGCGGGCTGAGCAGCAAGATCCACGCCGCGGTCGACGCCGCCGGACTTCCGTTGTCGTTCGTGCTCACTCCCGGACAGGCTGCGGACTGCCCGCAGTTCCAGACCGTGCTGAACAAGGTCCGCATCCCCGGGCCTGTCGGCCGACCCCGTACTCGGCCAGAGGCCGTGGCCGCGGACAGGGCCTACTCCTCCCGGGCCAGTCGGGCCTGCTTACGCCGGCGCCGCATCAGCGCAGTGATCCCGGAGAAGATCGACCAGCAGGCCAACCGGAAGAAGAAGGGATCCGCCGGGGGGCGACCCGTCACCTACGATCCCGAACGCCACAAACAACGCAACAACGTCGAACGCTGCTTCCAGAAGATCAAGACCTGGCGCGGCCTGGCCACCCGCTACGACAAGGCCCCCGACAGCTACGAAGCCGGACTCCACCTCCGCGGGTCGATCATGTGGCTGAAACTCCTCACCTCAACCACATGATCAGACCCTCAAACAGCCCTATGGGCCCTGCCGATCGGGAACGCCCCGCACTTCTCCCGCGTCTCACCTGATGTCGGCTCACGTGGGCTGGCGGAGCCTGGGGGCATGCACGTATGCGGAATCGGATCGGCTGGCGGCGCACTCGTAACGGCGTCCTCGCGGTGGCGCTGGTCGCGCTGGCCGGTGTGGCAGGCTGCAGCGGCAGCGGCAGCAAGACGCCGCACAAGGGCCAGGCGGCGGAGCTGTTCAGGTGGGACGTGGACGACAAGGCGGCGATGCGCAAGCTGCCCAACGACGTCGTCAGCGCCCTTTACGCACTCAACACGGACGCCACCGGTATCGCCTACGGCTCCGACGGGCGGCTGCGCGTCATGACCGCCTACCTGCTGCGGTTCGACGCCGACCGTACGATGCACGCCACCGACATCAGCGGAGGCAAGTCGGTGGACTGGCAGAACTACGGCTTGGTCGCCGAGCCCGGTGGGACCTTCCTAACCATCCGCGGCGCCGACGTCCTGCGGTGGCGGTCCGACGGGACTTCCCAGGTGGTGGCCGCCTTCGCTGCGGCGGACCGCAGGACGGGCACGGCCGTTCCGGCCTCCGCGCCCATCGGTACCGTCCACGCAAGCTACACCCTGCGGCTCGCGGGCGTCCGTCCCGACGGCTCCCTCGTGCTCGTCGACAGCGACGTCGTGTGGTCCCTCAAGGACGGTCGGCTGACCCGCCTCCTCCAACTGACCGCCTCGGGCGACAAGGAGAAGTCCAACACGCTGATGGAGGGCGGCGCCGTGAACCGGTCGGGCACCATATGGACGGCCTCCGGCCCCCTCCACGCCCTGACACTCGCTGGCCTGCGCACCGTCGCCCCCGACGGCACCGTCAGCCGCCCGGCACTGCCTGCGAGAGTCGAAGGCGTGTCCGAGAAGCTGGCCTCACTGCAGGTGGGATGGCTCACCGATGACGGCGCCGACGGCGTCTACGCCCACGTCTACAGCCCCAGCAACGAGTACGTCCTCCATCTGCGCCCCGGCAGCGCACGAGCCGTCGCCAAGAATACTCACTCCCCGTCTGTGGACCGCTGCACGATGCCCCACCACCCAGTGGACGCCATGTCGATGCCGTGCACGATCCCCAGGGAGATCACCTACCACGCAGGCCACCTGGTGGCGGCGGGCGGCGCGGACTACGTACTGACCCTGCCGCTCGCCTAGCTGTGCGACGTTCTGATCACGCGGTTGAAGCTCCTCACCTCAACCACATGATCAGAACCTCGAACAGCTCCTAGTACTCCAGTTGCAGTTCGCTATTCCTGCTGGTCAGGAGCGTGTTCGTGAGTGTAGTTGGCTGATGTGCCGTCAGGTGGCGGGAGTTCGTGACTTCGGGTGCGGCGGCGGTAGTGACAGCGGCGCGCGGCGGCCTGGTGACGGCGGCGCCAGCGAGACCAGTTCAGTGCGTGGCGTGTGCGCCGGATGTGTGTCAGCGTGGGGCGGCCAGTTGCCAGGAGTCGCCGGATTTCCGCCACCGTGAGCGGGGCGAGATCGCCGGAACCGATTCTGCGGCCCCCCTTTCCGCTTCCGCCCCCGCGGTGGCGGCCATGGCGGCGAGGAAGGCATGGGCGAGCATGGCCAGGGTGATGTGCCGGTACCAGCCCGGATACCGGCGGACTTCGTACTGATCCAGGCCGCACTCGTTCTTCGCGGCCTGGAAAGCCTCCTCGATCGCCCAGCGCGTCCCGGCGATCCGTACCAGCTCGGCGATGCCGGTGCCTGCCGGTGCATAGGCGAGGTAGTAGGCGATCTCGTCCGGGCGGGCCAGGCTGCGGCGGGCCAGCACCCACCGGTCGTGGGCGGGCGCATCGCCGTCGAAGTCGTCGATCGCGGGTAGCCTCGCTGCCGCCCAGTCGTAGACGCGCGGCCCTTTCGCGCCGGCTCCGCAGGAGTGGCGTTCCCAGGCATCCTCGGGTGCCTGGGTGATGGCGAAGTCGATGCGGCCGATGGCGTGCACGTGCTGGGACTTCGGCACGGCCAGGACGTAGCCGACGCCGGCCTCCTCCAGCATGCGGCGCAGCCGCCACTCCTGGCCGTAGGCCGAGTCTGCGGTCACCCAGGCGATCGGCAGCGGCGAGGCCAGCGCCCGCATGATGACGGCCTTCGCGAGATCGCCCTTGGTGGCGAACGCACGCTCGTCGGGAATCTTCGCCTCTGCGCAGCGGTCCGGATCGCAGGTCCAGGACTTCGGCAGATACAGCTCCCGGTCCACCAGCGCGCGGCCCCTGCAGGAGGCGTAGGCGGCGAACACGCCGATCTGGCAGTTCTCCGTGCGGCCCGCAGTGCCGGAGTACTGCCGCTGCACCCCGGCTGAGACGGTGCCCTTCTTGATGAACCCGGTGTCGTCGATGATCAGCACCCCGGCCGTGTCCCCGAGCTTCTCGGCAACGTATTCCTGCAGGTCATCGCGGATCTCGTCCGGGTTCCAACAAGCCCGGCTCAGCAGATGCTGCAACCCTGCGGGGGTGTGGTGACCGGCATGCTCGGCCAGCTGCCAGCTGTTCTTCCGGCCCACCGGTCCGAGCAGGCCGTGCACATAGGCCCGCATACGCCGCCGAAGATCCACCCGCCCGAAGCGGTGACCGATCCGCACCAGCAGCTCTTCCAGTTCCGCCGACCAGACATCGGGCCGCACATCATCTTGCACGACAAAAACAACGGCCCGCCGCACCCGAAGTCACGAACTCCCGCCACCTGACGGCACATCAGCCAACTACACTCACGAACACGCTCCTGACCAGCAGGAATAGCGAACTGCAACTGGAGTACTAGTACTC
The genomic region above belongs to Streptomyces sp. CG1 and contains:
- a CDS encoding IS701 family transposase, with amino-acid sequence MRPDVWSAELEELLVRIGHRFGRVDLRRRMRAYVHGLLGPVGRKNSWQLAEHAGHHTPAGLQHLLSRACWNPDEIRDDLQEYVAEKLGDTAGVLIIDDTGFIKKGTVSAGVQRQYSGTAGRTENCQIGVFAAYASCRGRALVDRELYLPKSWTCDPDRCAEAKIPDERAFATKGDLAKAVIMRALASPLPIAWVTADSAYGQEWRLRRMLEEAGVGYVLAVPKSQHVHAIGRIDFAITQAPEDAWERHSCGAGAKGPRVYDWAAARLPAIDDFDGDAPAHDRWVLARRSLARPDEIAYYLAYAPAGTGIAELVRIAGTRWAIEEAFQAAKNECGLDQYEVRRYPGWYRHITLAMLAHAFLAAMAATAGAEAERGAAESVPAISPRSRWRKSGDSWQLAAPR